From Oscillospiraceae bacterium, the proteins below share one genomic window:
- the proB gene encoding glutamate 5-kinase, with protein sequence MNKVKRMTVKVGTSTLTHDTGKLNLKRLEELVRTISDIVNSGIQVVLVSSGAIGVGVSKLGLAGKPDTVPEKQAAAAVGQSELMSIYDKLFSEYHHNVAQVLLTKDVTDCDNRRNNVINTFDRLLKFNCIPIVNENDTVSTEELLFGDNDTLSAIVADLTESDLLVLMTDIDGLYDKNPREYHDAVLIPTVTKITKEMLDNASEVGSKFGTGGMITKLHAAEIAMKSGIKMKIVSGEKPSVLYDILENKRVGTEFLPDATAEGI encoded by the coding sequence ATGAATAAGGTTAAAAGAATGACCGTTAAGGTAGGAACATCGACCTTGACGCACGACACAGGAAAGCTTAATTTAAAAAGACTTGAAGAATTAGTAAGAACTATTTCGGATATTGTTAATTCCGGTATACAAGTAGTTCTCGTTTCTTCGGGAGCGATTGGCGTGGGCGTTTCAAAGTTAGGCCTTGCGGGAAAACCTGATACAGTACCTGAAAAGCAAGCGGCTGCCGCTGTAGGACAGTCGGAGCTTATGTCTATTTATGATAAGCTTTTTTCCGAATATCATCATAACGTAGCGCAGGTACTGCTTACAAAGGATGTAACTGATTGTGATAATCGCAGAAATAACGTTATAAATACTTTCGACAGACTTTTGAAATTTAACTGTATTCCCATTGTAAATGAGAATGATACAGTATCTACAGAAGAGCTGCTTTTTGGCGACAATGATACACTTTCTGCAATTGTTGCAGACCTTACTGAATCTGATTTATTGGTTTTGATGACAGATATTGACGGCCTTTATGATAAAAACCCCCGTGAATATCACGATGCTGTTTTGATTCCTACCGTTACTAAAATTACCAAAGAAATGCTTGACAATGCATCGGAGGTAGGAAGTAAATTCGGAACAGGCGGAATGATAACTAAGCTTCATGCGGCAGAAATTGCTATGAAAAGCGGAATTAAAATGAAAATTGTATCCGGTGAAAAGCCTTCTGTTTTATACGATATTCTTGAAAACAAAAGAGTTGGCACAGAGTTTTTGCCCGATGCGACAGCGGAGGGAATTTAA
- a CDS encoding CpsD/CapB family tyrosine-protein kinase, translating into MSQIGKTLVIHTKKRSQAAEEYRKLRTNLLYSKNGTLPQIIFITSSVAGEGKTTTACNVAVSFAQTGRRVLLVDCDIRKPSVHQMFGISKVNGLSKLLKKQITLEEAIHTIEEVKLDVLPAGPSMYDPTELYSSLYFTELFDQLRRMYDVVIVDTPPVSVVTDAALISHVSDACLIVSGEGAATTAELKNAKEHLDRAGACVLGIVFNKVGSILSKNSYYYKYYYSGYGYGYGSYRNRYGYGYGYGYGYEAPNKKTKKKKDKVASETEIKAENIVVTENEINAQTVVTPAQSETVVSPAETEIKSE; encoded by the coding sequence ATGTCTCAAATAGGAAAAACACTTGTTATTCATACAAAAAAACGTTCTCAGGCAGCAGAGGAATACAGAAAGCTTCGTACTAATCTTTTGTATTCCAAAAACGGAACTTTACCTCAGATTATATTTATTACAAGCTCTGTTGCAGGTGAAGGTAAAACAACAACAGCTTGTAACGTTGCTGTTTCTTTTGCGCAGACGGGAAGACGTGTTTTATTGGTTGACTGTGATATCAGAAAGCCTTCTGTTCATCAGATGTTTGGTATAAGTAAGGTTAACGGTCTTTCTAAGCTTTTGAAAAAGCAGATTACTCTTGAAGAAGCTATACACACAATAGAAGAGGTTAAGCTTGACGTGCTTCCTGCAGGTCCCAGTATGTATGACCCTACTGAGCTTTATTCCTCACTTTATTTTACAGAGCTTTTTGACCAGCTCAGAAGGATGTATGATGTTGTAATTGTTGATACCCCTCCTGTAAGCGTTGTTACCGACGCAGCTCTTATTTCTCACGTATCTGATGCTTGCCTTATAGTATCGGGTGAAGGCGCTGCAACAACTGCTGAGTTGAAGAATGCAAAGGAGCATCTTGACCGTGCAGGCGCTTGTGTTTTAGGTATCGTATTTAATAAAGTAGGTTCAATTCTTTCGAAGAACAGCTACTATTATAAATATTATTACAGCGGCTATGGCTATGGCTACGGCTCTTACAGAAACAGATACGGCTACGGTTACGGTTATGGCTACGGCTATGAAGCTCCAAATAAAAAGACTAAAAAGAAAAAAGATAAAGTAGCTTCAGAGACCGAAATAAAAGCGGAAAATATAGTTGTTACAGAAAATGAAATCAATGCGCAGACAGTGGTAACCCCTGCACAATCGGAAACTGTAGTAAGTCCTGCAGAAACAGAAATAAAATCAGAATAA
- a CDS encoding PHP domain-containing protein has translation MESSKYVDLHIHTNRSDGSDFVEDCIRIAAEEGLKAIAITDHNSFDAVEDAICIGEEYGVDVIPAIEIDVDYIYPFHFLAYFTRDGFLGLQSYFNLLKNSNPSMIAGKFLNCLKKNGYKVDVPSKNKKYLMVYDVLCLLCENGYFETPFEAERELILGPKKIFNEDAFTLQEVIENVHRVGGVIVWAHPFGSAVRLSREEATQEIKNMKAMGLDGVEAIHFSSGMENAKYLIELAKENDLIVTGGSDYHGTYRPEIKLGFADNIRIPYSIYQFLKSKLKDQ, from the coding sequence ATGGAAAGCAGTAAATATGTTGATCTCCATATACATACCAATAGGTCTGACGGTTCGGATTTTGTTGAAGACTGTATAAGAATAGCGGCAGAAGAAGGACTTAAAGCAATTGCTATTACAGACCACAACAGCTTTGATGCGGTTGAAGATGCTATTTGTATAGGAGAAGAGTACGGCGTTGACGTAATTCCTGCAATTGAAATTGATGTAGATTATATATATCCCTTTCATTTTTTAGCTTATTTTACGCGTGATGGCTTTTTGGGACTCCAATCTTATTTTAATTTGCTAAAAAACAGTAACCCTTCAATGATTGCAGGCAAATTTTTAAATTGTTTAAAGAAAAACGGATATAAAGTAGATGTTCCTTCTAAAAACAAAAAATATCTTATGGTTTATGATGTTTTATGTCTTCTGTGCGAAAACGGATATTTTGAAACTCCGTTTGAAGCAGAAAGGGAGCTTATATTAGGTCCGAAGAAAATTTTTAATGAAGATGCTTTTACTTTGCAGGAAGTAATTGAAAATGTACATAGAGTAGGCGGAGTAATTGTATGGGCACATCCTTTCGGAAGTGCTGTAAGGCTTTCCAGAGAGGAAGCAACTCAGGAAATTAAAAATATGAAGGCTATGGGGCTTGACGGAGTAGAGGCAATCCATTTCTCTTCAGGAATGGAAAATGCTAAATATTTAATTGAGCTTGCAAAGGAAAATGACCTTATTGTTACAGGCGGAAGCGATTATCACGGAACGTACAGACCTGAGATTAAGCTTGGCTTTGCTGACAATATCAGAATTCCCTATAGCATATATCAGTTCTTAAAAAGTAAATTAAAAGATCAATAA
- a CDS encoding glutamate-5-semialdehyde dehydrogenase: MEYIEGLGKRAKKASYSLATAQTALKNTALEYIAKELENNVALILQENKKDIDNAQQNGISGQMIDRLALNEKRIADMATGVRKLIELNDPVGVIDSEWTRPNGLKIGRMRVPLGVIAIIFESRPNVTVDAAALCLKSGNAVILRGGKEAINSNLVLTEIMRKAIEKAGLDKNCINTVENTDRQTATALMKLNKYVDVLIPRGGAGLIKAAVENATVPVIETGTGNCHIFVDKSADLNMAAEIIVNAKTSRVSVCNAAESLVVHSSVAGEFLPVISKVLKEKDVEIKGCEKTCQIIDCVRAQEDDFYREYLDYVISCKIVDSVDEAIEFINEHSTAHSEAIITEDNENAHKFQKEIDSAAVYVNASTRFTDGFEFGFGAEIGISTQKIHARGPMGLEALTSTKYIINGNGQIR; this comes from the coding sequence ATGGAATACATTGAAGGATTGGGAAAAAGAGCAAAAAAAGCAAGCTATTCCTTAGCAACAGCACAAACGGCTTTAAAGAATACGGCGTTGGAATATATTGCAAAGGAGCTTGAAAATAACGTAGCTTTAATTTTGCAAGAGAATAAAAAGGATATTGATAATGCTCAGCAAAACGGAATAAGCGGTCAAATGATTGACAGACTTGCTCTTAACGAAAAAAGAATAGCAGATATGGCAACAGGTGTGCGCAAGTTAATTGAGCTTAATGACCCTGTTGGTGTTATTGATAGTGAATGGACCCGTCCGAACGGGTTAAAAATCGGAAGAATGAGAGTGCCTTTAGGGGTAATTGCCATAATTTTTGAGTCCCGTCCCAATGTTACTGTTGATGCGGCGGCGCTTTGTCTTAAATCGGGAAATGCGGTAATTTTAAGAGGCGGAAAAGAAGCTATAAATTCAAATCTTGTGCTGACTGAAATTATGCGAAAAGCCATAGAAAAAGCAGGACTTGATAAAAACTGTATCAACACAGTTGAAAATACCGACAGACAAACAGCAACAGCTCTTATGAAGCTTAATAAATATGTTGATGTTTTAATTCCAAGAGGCGGTGCAGGGCTTATAAAGGCTGCAGTTGAGAACGCAACAGTTCCCGTTATTGAAACAGGTACGGGAAACTGCCATATTTTTGTTGACAAAAGTGCCGATTTGAATATGGCTGCAGAAATTATTGTAAATGCAAAGACATCCCGTGTTTCCGTTTGTAATGCTGCTGAAAGCTTAGTTGTACACAGCTCTGTAGCAGGTGAGTTTTTACCTGTGATTTCTAAGGTACTCAAAGAAAAAGATGTTGAAATAAAGGGCTGTGAAAAAACTTGTCAAATAATTGACTGTGTCAGAGCGCAGGAAGATGATTTTTATCGTGAATATCTTGATTATGTTATTTCCTGTAAAATTGTTGACAGTGTTGATGAAGCAATTGAATTTATCAATGAACACAGCACGGCGCACAGTGAAGCAATTATTACTGAGGACAATGAAAATGCCCATAAATTCCAAAAGGAAATTGATTCTGCAGCGGTATATGTAAATGCTTCAACAAGGTTTACCGATGGCTTTGAATTTGGCTTTGGAGCTGAGATAGGAATATCTACTCAAAAAATACATGCCAGAGGCCCTATGGGACTTGAAGCGCTTACAAGTACAAAATATATAATTAACGGAAACGGACAAATAAGATAG